The Leucoraja erinacea ecotype New England chromosome 22, Leri_hhj_1, whole genome shotgun sequence genome includes a region encoding these proteins:
- the golt1ba gene encoding golgi transport 1Ba isoform X2 yields MISLTDSQKIGMGLTGFGVFFLFFGMILFFDKALLAIGNILFVAGLSFAIGLERTFRFFFQKHKMKATGFFLGGIFVVLLGWPVIGMVLEIYGFFLLFRGFFPVVVGFIRRVPILGSILNLPGLSSGQFTEAN; encoded by the exons AAATTGGAATGGGCTTGACAGGATTTGGTGTGTTTTTCCTGTTCTTTGGCATGATCCTGTTCTTTGATAAGGCACTCCTTGCGATAGGAAAT ATTTTATTTGTGGCAGGTTTATCCTTTGCTATTGGTTTAGAAAGAACGTTCAGGTTCTTCTTCCAGAAACACAAAATGAAAGCCACTGGTTTCTTTCTGGGTGGAATTTTTGTAGTACTCCTTGGCTGGCCTGTAATAGGCATGGTACTCGAAATTTATGGATTTTTTCTTTTATTCAG GGGGTTCTTCCCAGTGGTGGTTGGCTTTATTAGGCGAGTGCCTATATTAGGCTCCATTCTGAATTTACCTGGATTAAGCTCA gggcaatttacagaggccaattaa